The following coding sequences are from one Caloenas nicobarica isolate bCalNic1 chromosome 25, bCalNic1.hap1, whole genome shotgun sequence window:
- the TM2D2 gene encoding TM2 domain-containing protein 2 isoform X2, producing the protein MAPRRGWPLGYALLCGQLALLLGNLLLLHGASRGARNGSEPEGPGPGPPAASWAYTDPRAPLVLCTFLPEEFVECEEPVDHGGNATAQQELGHGCVKVHGTLFYHHSALLLLPGLLRRGSVLPGPHRHGRGEAADPGRAGDLVVCGSDPAHHRRADAQRRQQLVHRVLRTGRPDRSGSVSAGLGQAPVPRHQDGLRLAQTWIYKA; encoded by the exons ATGGCGCCGCGGCGCGGCTGGCCGCTGGGCTACGCGCTGCTGTGCGGGCagctggcgctgctgctgggcaacctgctgctgctgcacggCGCCTCCCGCGGGGCCCGCAACGGCTCCGAGCCCGaggggcccggcccggggccgcccgccgcctcctGGGCCTACACCGACCCGCGGGCGCCGCTCGTCCTCTGCACGTTCCT CCCCGAGGAGTTCGTGGAGTGCGAGGAGCCGGTGGACCACGGCGGGAACGCCACGGcgcagcaggagctgggccaCGGCTGCGTGAAG GTACACGGGACATTATTTTATCACCACTCTGCTCTACTCCTTCTTCCTGGGCTGCTTCGGCGTGGATCGGTTCTGCCTGGGCCACACCGGCACGGCCGTGGGGAAGCTGCTGAccctgggagggctggggatcTGGTGGTTTGTGGATCTGATCCTGCTCATCACCGGCGGGCTGATGCCCAGCGACGGCAGCAACTGGTGCACCGTGTACTGAGGACGGGGCGACCCGACCGCAGCGGGAGCGTTTCTGcggggctgggacaggctccTGTCCCGCGGCATCAGGACGGACTCCGCCTCGCGCAAACATGGATTTACAAAGCTTAA
- the TM2D2 gene encoding TM2 domain-containing protein 2 isoform X1: protein MAPRRGWPLGYALLCGQLALLLGNLLLLHGASRGARNGSEPEGPGPGPPAASWAYTDPRAPLVLCTFLPEEFVECEEPVDHGGNATAQQELGHGCVKFGGQAYGEVEHTRVQCRALDGIECAEPRSFLRGSRPCVKYTGHYFITTLLYSFFLGCFGVDRFCLGHTGTAVGKLLTLGGLGIWWFVDLILLITGGLMPSDGSNWCTVY from the exons ATGGCGCCGCGGCGCGGCTGGCCGCTGGGCTACGCGCTGCTGTGCGGGCagctggcgctgctgctgggcaacctgctgctgctgcacggCGCCTCCCGCGGGGCCCGCAACGGCTCCGAGCCCGaggggcccggcccggggccgcccgccgcctcctGGGCCTACACCGACCCGCGGGCGCCGCTCGTCCTCTGCACGTTCCT CCCCGAGGAGTTCGTGGAGTGCGAGGAGCCGGTGGACCACGGCGGGAACGCCACGGcgcagcaggagctgggccaCGGCTGCGTGAAG TTCGGCGGCCAGGCCTACGGCGAGGTGGAGCACACGCGGGTGCAGTGCCGGGCGCTGGACGGCATCGAGTGCGCCGAGCCGCGGAGCTTCCTGCGGGGCAGCCGGCCCTGCGTCAA GTACACGGGACATTATTTTATCACCACTCTGCTCTACTCCTTCTTCCTGGGCTGCTTCGGCGTGGATCGGTTCTGCCTGGGCCACACCGGCACGGCCGTGGGGAAGCTGCTGAccctgggagggctggggatcTGGTGGTTTGTGGATCTGATCCTGCTCATCACCGGCGGGCTGATGCCCAGCGACGGCAGCAACTGGTGCACCGTGTACTGA